The following is a genomic window from Desulfuromonadales bacterium.
AACTCTTCGTCGTCGGCATCGGTCCCGGCGGCAGCGAACATATCACTCCCGCCGCGCTGCAGGCGATCGAGGCGGCGCAGGTCGTCGTCGGCTACAAGACCTACCTCGACCTCATCCCCCAGTGCCTGGCCGGCAAGGAGGTCGTCTCTTCGGGGATGCGCCAGGAGGTCGAACGCTGTCGGCAGGCGCTGGCGCTTGCCGCCGCGGGGAGGACGGTGGCGCTGATCTCCTCGGGCGATGCCGGCATCTACGGCATGGCCGGGCTGGCGCTGGAGCTGGCGGAAGGGGGTGTCGACATCCAGATCGTCCCCGGCCTCTCCGCCGTGCAGGCGGCCGCCGCCCGCCTCGGGGCGCCGCTGATGCACGACTTCGCCGTCATCTCCCTCTCCGACCTGCTGACCCCTTGGGGGCTGATCCGCCGCCGGCTCGAGGCGGCCGCCGCCGCCGACTTCGTCGTTGCCCTCTACAACCCGAAAAGCCGGGGGCGCGCCGTGCAGGTCGTCGAAGCGCAGGAGATCCTCCTCCGCCAGCGCGCTCCGGAGACGCCGGTCGGCATCGTGCGCAACGCCTGCCGGCCGGGGGAAGAGGTGACGGTGACCACTCTCGCCGACTTTATTGCCCACGACATCGACATGCTTTCCATTGTCATCGTCGGCAACTCGCAGACGCGCCTCGATGCGGCGGGGCGGCTGGTGACGCCGCGGGGATATCTCAACAAGGATGAAGTAGGAAGGATGAAGGAGGAGAAAGGCAAGGATGAAGTAGTAAATATTCATCCCTCATCCTTCATCCTTCATCCTTCGCGAGCGAAAGCTCGCGCCCTCTTCGTCGGCGGCACCGGCTCCGACGTCGGCAAGAGCGTCATCGCCGCCGGCCTCTGCCGTCTGCTGCTGCGGCGGGGATACCGGGTCGCTCCCTTCAAGGCGCAGAACATGGCGCTCAATTCCGCCGTCACCCCGGAGGGTGGCGAGATCGGCCGGGCCCAGGCGTTGCAGGCCGCCGCCTGCGGCGTCCCGCCCCACACCGATATGAACCCGATCCTGCTCAAGCCGAACTCCGACACCGGCTCGCAGGTGATCGTGCACGGGCGGCCGGTGGGCAACATGACGGTGACCGGCTATCACGCCTTCAAGTCGGAGGCCTTCGCCCGGGTCCGCGAGTCCTTCGAACGGCTGGCCGCCTCCTGCGAGGTGGTCGTCATGGAGGGGGCGGGGAGCATCGCCGAGATCAACCTGAAGGAGCATGACATCGTCAACCTGCGGGCGGCGGCGATGGCGCAGGCGCCGGTGCTGCTGGTGGCGGACATCGACCGCGGCGGGGTCTTCGCCGCCATCGTCGGCACCCTTGAACTGCTCGATCAGGACGAGCGGGAGCGCATCGCCGGGGTGGTGATCAACCGCTTCCGCGGCGACCCCGCCCTGCTGCGTCCCGGGATCGCGGCGATCGAGGCGCGCACCGGGGTGCCGGTCCTCGGCGTGGTGCCGTGGCTCGATCTCCGGCTCCCCGAGGAGGACTCGGTGGCTCTCGGCCGCAAGGGGAGCGGGCCAAGGCAGGGCGCCCTGCGCATCGGGGTGGTGCGGCTGCCGCGCATCGCCAACTACACCGATTTTGATCCCCTGGAAGCCGAGCCGGAGGTGGAACTTGCCTACCTCGCCGATCCGCAGGAGGTGGCGGGGTGCGACCTGCTGATCCTCCCCGGCACCAAGAGCACCATCC
Proteins encoded in this region:
- a CDS encoding cobyric acid synthase — its product is MNGKLFVVGIGPGGSEHITPAALQAIEAAQVVVGYKTYLDLIPQCLAGKEVVSSGMRQEVERCRQALALAAAGRTVALISSGDAGIYGMAGLALELAEGGVDIQIVPGLSAVQAAAARLGAPLMHDFAVISLSDLLTPWGLIRRRLEAAAAADFVVALYNPKSRGRAVQVVEAQEILLRQRAPETPVGIVRNACRPGEEVTVTTLADFIAHDIDMLSIVIVGNSQTRLDAAGRLVTPRGYLNKDEVGRMKEEKGKDEVVNIHPSSFILHPSRAKARALFVGGTGSDVGKSVIAAGLCRLLLRRGYRVAPFKAQNMALNSAVTPEGGEIGRAQALQAAACGVPPHTDMNPILLKPNSDTGSQVIVHGRPVGNMTVTGYHAFKSEAFARVRESFERLAASCEVVVMEGAGSIAEINLKEHDIVNLRAAAMAQAPVLLVADIDRGGVFAAIVGTLELLDQDERERIAGVVINRFRGDPALLRPGIAAIEARTGVPVLGVVPWLDLRLPEEDSVALGRKGSGPRQGALRIGVVRLPRIANYTDFDPLEAEPEVELAYLADPQEVAGCDLLILPGTKSTIPDLEFLRASGFVRAIHDYHAAGGRVVGICGGYQMLGRR